From Lampris incognitus isolate fLamInc1 chromosome 13, fLamInc1.hap2, whole genome shotgun sequence, one genomic window encodes:
- the csgalnact2 gene encoding chondroitin sulfate N-acetylgalactosaminyltransferase 2 isoform X2 — MPRRGLSLQGRVRWLFLGLFLLLVLLLFAYLLECTPPADVSLVLPGLSGELYGKEYYQALLQEQEERHLSRATSLKRQIAQLKQELQEMNEKLKLLQDKKELPGVQGLAETKDHEPGDLLEYLHSQIDKAEVSTGARLPSEYALIPFESFTSSKVYQLEMGLTRHPEEKPVRKDRRDELVEVIEAALDIINNPDEEDGVEDDMPMQRQTYTEGHFTEGLHRTERDKVRSTSIETSAIIINIIVPLAGRAETFTQFLHNFREVCVQQDRRVHLTVVYFGQEGLQDVKSSLEKMSREESFSNYTLIPVDEEFSRGRGLDIGAHAWKSGDVLMFFCDVDIHFTLEFLNTCRLHSSPNKKVFYPVVFSLYNPAIVYGNLELAPPIELQLIHKKDAGFWRDFGFGMTCQYRSDFLNIGGFDLEVKGWGVEDVHLYRKYLRSDLIVIRTPVSGLFHLWHEKQCADELTPEQYRMCIQSKAMNEASHSHLGMLVFREEIEAHLRKQAFKTQGKSED, encoded by the exons ATGCCCAGGCGAGGGTTGTCACTGCAGGGCCGGGTACGCTGGCTGTTCCTGGGCCTCttcctgctgctggtgctgctgctgttcGCCTACCTGCTGGAGTGCACCCCTCCAGCTGACGTTAGCCTGGTGCTGCCCGGTCTGAGCGGAGAGTTGTATGGTAAAGAGTATTACCAGGCTCTGTTGCAGGAGCAGGAGGAGCGCCACCTCAGCCGTGCCACCAGCCTCAAGCGGCAGATTGCTCAGCTCAAGCAGGAGCTGCAGGAGATGAATGAGAAGCTGAAGCTCCTGCAGGACAAGAAGGAGCTGCCAGGGGTGCAGGGCCTTGCCGAGACCAAAGACCACGAGCCCGGGGATCTGCTGGAATATCTCCACTCCCAGATCGACAAGGCTGAGGTGAGCACGGGGGCGCGCCTGCCCAGCGAATATGCATTGATCCCCTTCGAGAGTTTCACCTCATCCAAGGTTTACCAGCTAGAGATGGGGCTGACGCGGCACCCAGAGGAGAAGCCTGTCCGTAAAGACCGCAGGGACGAGCTGGTGGAGGTCATCGAGGCAGCGCTGGACATCATCAACAACCCTGATGAGGAAGACGGGGTAGAAGACGACATGCCAATGCAGAGACAAACCTATACAGAGGGCCACTTCACTGAGG GGCTGCACCGGACAGAGCGGGACAAAG TGAGGAGCACGTCCATAGAAACATCAGCAATCATAATCAACATCATTGTGCCGCTGGCAGGCAGGGCAGAAACTTTCACACAGTTTTTACACAACTTCAG agagGTGTGCGTACAGCAGGACAGGAGAGTACATCTGACAGTGGTTTACTTCGGCCAAGAGGGTTTACAAGATGTGAAGTCCTCTTTGGAAAAAATGTCCAG GGAGGAGAGTTTCTCCAATTACACACTCATCCCAGTGGATGAAGAATTTTCCAGGGGACGGGGTCTGGATATCGGCGCCCATGCCTGGAAAAGTGGTGATGtcttgatgttcttttgtgatGTAGACATCCACTTCACGCTGGAGTTCCTCAATACCTGCCGTCTTCACTCTTCTCCGA ACAAGAAAGTCTTCTATCCAGTGGTTTTCAGTCTCTATAATCCCGCAATAGTCTATGGAAATTTGGAGCTGGCTCCACCCATTGAGCTTCAGTTG ATTCACAAGAAGGACGCTGGATTCTGGAGAGATTTCGGCTTTGGAATGACATGTCAGTATCGCTCAGATTTCCTAAATATTG GAGGCTTTGACCTGGAAGTCAAAGGCTGGGGTGTGGAGGACGTCCACTTATACAGAAAATATCTTCGGAGCGACTTGATTGTAATCCGGACACCGGTGTCAGGTCTATTCCATCTATGGCACGAGAAGCAGTGTGCGGACGAACTGACCCCAGAGCAGTATCGCATGTGCATCCAGTCCAAAGCCATGAATGAGGCCTCCCACTCCCACCTGGGGATGCTTGTGTTCCGCGAGGAGATCGAGGCGCACCTCCGCAAGCAGGCCTTCAAGACCCAGGGCAAATCAGAGGACTAA
- the csgalnact2 gene encoding chondroitin sulfate N-acetylgalactosaminyltransferase 2 isoform X1 yields the protein MPRRGLSLQGRVRWLFLGLFLLLVLLLFAYLLECTPPADVSLVLPGLSGELYGKEYYQALLQEQEERHLSRATSLKRQIAQLKQELQEMNEKLKLLQDKKELPGVQGLAETKDHEPGDLLEYLHSQIDKAEVSTGARLPSEYALIPFESFTSSKVYQLEMGLTRHPEEKPVRKDRRDELVEVIEAALDIINNPDEEDGVEDDMPMQRQTYTEGHFTEGLHRTERDKGTLYELFFAKDDSTSFRHVTLFRPFGPLMKVRSTSIETSAIIINIIVPLAGRAETFTQFLHNFREVCVQQDRRVHLTVVYFGQEGLQDVKSSLEKMSREESFSNYTLIPVDEEFSRGRGLDIGAHAWKSGDVLMFFCDVDIHFTLEFLNTCRLHSSPNKKVFYPVVFSLYNPAIVYGNLELAPPIELQLIHKKDAGFWRDFGFGMTCQYRSDFLNIGGFDLEVKGWGVEDVHLYRKYLRSDLIVIRTPVSGLFHLWHEKQCADELTPEQYRMCIQSKAMNEASHSHLGMLVFREEIEAHLRKQAFKTQGKSED from the exons ATGCCCAGGCGAGGGTTGTCACTGCAGGGCCGGGTACGCTGGCTGTTCCTGGGCCTCttcctgctgctggtgctgctgctgttcGCCTACCTGCTGGAGTGCACCCCTCCAGCTGACGTTAGCCTGGTGCTGCCCGGTCTGAGCGGAGAGTTGTATGGTAAAGAGTATTACCAGGCTCTGTTGCAGGAGCAGGAGGAGCGCCACCTCAGCCGTGCCACCAGCCTCAAGCGGCAGATTGCTCAGCTCAAGCAGGAGCTGCAGGAGATGAATGAGAAGCTGAAGCTCCTGCAGGACAAGAAGGAGCTGCCAGGGGTGCAGGGCCTTGCCGAGACCAAAGACCACGAGCCCGGGGATCTGCTGGAATATCTCCACTCCCAGATCGACAAGGCTGAGGTGAGCACGGGGGCGCGCCTGCCCAGCGAATATGCATTGATCCCCTTCGAGAGTTTCACCTCATCCAAGGTTTACCAGCTAGAGATGGGGCTGACGCGGCACCCAGAGGAGAAGCCTGTCCGTAAAGACCGCAGGGACGAGCTGGTGGAGGTCATCGAGGCAGCGCTGGACATCATCAACAACCCTGATGAGGAAGACGGGGTAGAAGACGACATGCCAATGCAGAGACAAACCTATACAGAGGGCCACTTCACTGAGG GGCTGCACCGGACAGAGCGGGACAAAGGTACACTTTATGAGCTCTTCTTCGCAAAAGACGATTCCACCAGCTTCCGTCATGTCACTCTTTTCCGTCCTTTTGGTCCTTTAATGAAAGTGAGGAGCACGTCCATAGAAACATCAGCAATCATAATCAACATCATTGTGCCGCTGGCAGGCAGGGCAGAAACTTTCACACAGTTTTTACACAACTTCAG agagGTGTGCGTACAGCAGGACAGGAGAGTACATCTGACAGTGGTTTACTTCGGCCAAGAGGGTTTACAAGATGTGAAGTCCTCTTTGGAAAAAATGTCCAG GGAGGAGAGTTTCTCCAATTACACACTCATCCCAGTGGATGAAGAATTTTCCAGGGGACGGGGTCTGGATATCGGCGCCCATGCCTGGAAAAGTGGTGATGtcttgatgttcttttgtgatGTAGACATCCACTTCACGCTGGAGTTCCTCAATACCTGCCGTCTTCACTCTTCTCCGA ACAAGAAAGTCTTCTATCCAGTGGTTTTCAGTCTCTATAATCCCGCAATAGTCTATGGAAATTTGGAGCTGGCTCCACCCATTGAGCTTCAGTTG ATTCACAAGAAGGACGCTGGATTCTGGAGAGATTTCGGCTTTGGAATGACATGTCAGTATCGCTCAGATTTCCTAAATATTG GAGGCTTTGACCTGGAAGTCAAAGGCTGGGGTGTGGAGGACGTCCACTTATACAGAAAATATCTTCGGAGCGACTTGATTGTAATCCGGACACCGGTGTCAGGTCTATTCCATCTATGGCACGAGAAGCAGTGTGCGGACGAACTGACCCCAGAGCAGTATCGCATGTGCATCCAGTCCAAAGCCATGAATGAGGCCTCCCACTCCCACCTGGGGATGCTTGTGTTCCGCGAGGAGATCGAGGCGCACCTCCGCAAGCAGGCCTTCAAGACCCAGGGCAAATCAGAGGACTAA
- the ret gene encoding proto-oncogene tyrosine-protein kinase receptor Ret, which produces MKATCVVCPGNILLLPLLLLCCGGSTGLYFPQSEYTETVNVGLPAGTPILQVHSLQESHGERPHFYLCWANIPRLPPYVRWFQMDANTGILSLNKTLEESDFALLYKNSGFVRKLTLNAIALPTRKSTRRSQCSGRNSLRITLVFINATLPHCGHMEIEELCFPHRDTPNPHIMENRFPGALRQLRRLTRLNVCPNYTISHTVESDTPAPFAVNENTTELVVTAPLDREERELYRLMLVCTVLTEKTESKLETPLFVFVNDEDDNSPYVNGTDMAEITIDFNRSVEGSFGNLSVYDRDITPIFPKDQSQNKYVGTMLTNDPWIKETFDIKDTFREEKALFGNIRGTIHEYRLVLKRNLYVTENRTLQLDYLVNDTTYPGPEGTVMLHYNITILPVPIRFTNASYYFTLTRRASVYAQIARICVENCLRFQGINVEYRLEVADKNVSADLQSCYAAVSIAQRLGERWGLLYVNDSEALRRPECQDLQYLIIAQEEDKQLQASAQILIALDGQGDKGGQRERRAQSCAESRQRGDCEAIRGLGATTGRCQWRQGTEKGISENYGTCSPDLRTCPDGFCDAVESKDMSICPQDCTKEAVIGGHEKGLMFGIKAGYGTCYCYSEKCFCEKDDVEEALCDDMCKTIIATAVLLSFIVSILLSSYFIHRYHKNSPKPPIASAEMTFRRPAQSYPISYSANNVRRASLDSMENQVAIDTFKIPEDPKWEFPRKNLVLGKTLGEGEFGKVVKATAFRLKGKAGYTTVAVKMLKENASHSELRDLLSEFTLLKQVNHPHVIKMYGACSQDGPLYLIVEYAKYGSLRNFLRESRKVGPSYMGSDANRNSSYLENPDERALTMGDLISFAWQISRGMQYLAEMKLVHRDLAARNVLVAEGRKMKISDFGLSRDVYEEDSYVKRSKGRIPVKWMAIESLFDHIYTTQSDVWSFGVLLWEIVTLGGNPYPGIAPERLFNLLKTGYRMEKPENCSEEMYSLMLRCWKQEADKRPTFSDISKELEKMMVKSRDYLDLAASTPADALLYDDSLSEEDTPLVDCNNAPLPRTLPSTWIENKLYGMSYPNWPEKSPVPLNRHDATNPVFTRYANDSVYANWMALPSPAKIVDKLDS; this is translated from the exons ATGAAGGCAACTTGTGTTGTTTGTCCGGGGAACATCCTTCTGCTGCCGCTGCTCCTGCTGTGCTGCGGAG GATCCACCGGGCTGTATTTCCCTCAGAGCGAGTACACTGAGACGGTGAATGTGGGCCTGCCTGCAGGGACGCCCATTCTCCAGGTTCACTCCCTGCAGGAGAGCCATGGAGAACGACCCCATTTCTACCTGTGCTGGGCGAACATCCCCAGGCTGCCGCCTTACGTCCGCTGGTTCCAGATGgacgccaacacggggatcctctcCCTGAATAAAACCCTCGAGGAGAGCGACTTTGCCTTGCTAT ATAAGAACTCGGGATTTGTTCGGAAGCTGACCCTGAATGCCATAGCATTACCCACCAGGAAGTCTACGAGGAGGTCCCAGTGCAGCGGTCGAAACTCTCTTCGAATCACGTTGGTCTTCATCAACGCCACGTTGCCACATTGTGGTCATATGGAGATAGAGGAGCTCTGTTTCCCTCACAGGGACACCCCGAACCCCCACATCATGGAAAACAGGTTCCCCGGGGCTCTACGGCAACTCAGACGTCTCACACGACTCAACGTCTGCCCCAACTACACCATCTCCCACACTGTGGAATCAG ATACGCCAGCGCCGTTTGCTGTGAATGAGAACACTACAGAGCTGGTGGTGACCGCCCCTCTGGACCGGGAGGAGAGGGAGCTCTACAGGCTGATGCTGGTTTGCACTGTGCTGACAGAAAAGACCGAAAGCAAGCTCGAAACGCCGCTTTTCGTCTTTGTCAACGACGAGGATGATAACTCGCCGTATGTAAATGGCACAGACATGGCGGAGATTACCATCGACTTCAATCGTAGCGTG GAGGGATCGTTTGGCAACTTGTCTGTCTATGACAGAGACATAACCCCCATATTTCCCAAGGACCAGAGTCAGAATAAATATGTCGGGACTATGCTCACAAATGACCCATGGATCAAGGAAACGTTTGACATAAAAGACACCTTCAGGGAAGAGAAGGCCCTCTTTGGCAACATTCGGGGGACTATCCATGAGTATA GGCTTGTCCTGAAGAGGAACTTGTATGTGACTGAGAATCGCACCCTTCAGCTGGACTACCTGGTCAATGACACCACCTACCCTGGTCCAGAGGGAACAGTGATGCTGCACTACAACATCACCATCTTGCCGGTCCCCATCCGCTTCACTAACGCCTCCTATTACTTCACACTGACACGCAGAGCCTCTGTCTATGCACAG attgCTCGAATCTGTGTGGAAAACTGCCTCAGGTTCCAGGGCATCAATGTGGAGTACCGGCTAGAGGTGGCAGATAAGAACGTGTCTGCCGACTTGCAGTCCTGCTATGCAGCCGTTAGCATTGCCCAGAGGCTCGGTGAGAGGTGGGGGCTGCTCTATGTGAATGACTCCGAGGCGCTCCGCAGGCCCGAGTGCCAGGACTTGCAGTACTTGATTATCGCCCAGGAGGAAGACAAGCAGCTGCAAGCCAGCGCTCAGATCCTGATTGCGCTCGATGGGCAAG GTGACAAGGGTGGTCAGAGAGAGCGGCGTGCTCAGTCCTGTGCTGAGAGCAGACAGCGAGGAGACTGCGAGGCCATCCGAGGCCTCGGGGCAACCACGGGGAGATGCCAGTGGAGGCAGGGCACAGAGAAAG GAATATCTGAGAATTACGGTACCTGCTCTCCTGATCTCCGGACGTGCCCGGATGGATTTTGTGATGCGGTTGAAAGCAAGGATATGTCAATATGTCCTCAAGATTGCACTA AGGAAGCCGTCATCGGCGGTCATGAAAAAGGCTTGATGTTTGGAATTAAGGCCGGATACGGAACCTGCTACTGCTACTCCGAAAAATGCTTCTGCGAGAAGGACGATGTTGAGG AGGCTTTATGCGATGACATGTGCAAGACCATCATCGCCACCGCTGTGCTACTGTCCTTCATCGTCTCTATCCTCCTATCCTCGTACTTCATCCACCGGTACCACAAGAACTCCCCCAAACCCCCCATAGCCTCCGCCGAGATGACCTTCCGGCGGCCGGCCCAGTCCTACCCCATCAGCTACTCCGCCAACAACGTACGGCGCGCCTCGCTGGACTCCATGGAGAATCAAGTCGCCATCGACACCTTCAAAATACCA GAGGATCCTAAGTGGGAGTTTCCCCGTAAAAACCTGGTGCTGGGCAAGACCTTAGGAGAAGGAGAGTTTGGGAAAGTTGTCAAGGCCACTGCTTTCCGACTGAAAGGGAAAGCCGGCTACACCACCGTGGCTGTGAAAATGCTTAAAG AAAATGCCTCACACAGTGAACTGCGTGACCTGTTGTCAGAATTCACTTTACTGAAGCAAGTCAACCATCCACACGTTATAAAGATGTACGGAGCCTGCAGCCAGGATG GCCCATTATATCTGATTGTGGAATATGCCAAATACGGATCCCTCCGCAACTTCCTGCGTGAGAGTCGGAAAGTTGGACCGAGCTACATGGGCAGCGATGCCAACCGCAACTCCAGCTACCTAGAGAATCCAGACGAGCGGGCGCTCACCATGGGCGACCTGATCTCCTTCGCGTGGCAGATCTCCAGGGGCATGCAGTACCTGGCAGAAATGAAG CTTGTTCACAGAGATCTTGCTGCGAGAAACGTCCTCGTCGCCGAGGGGCGAAAGATGAAGATCTCAGACTTTGGCCTTTCCAGAGATGTGTATGAGGAAGACTCCTATGTGAAGCGGAGCAAG GGCCGAATCCCTGTTAAATGGATGGCAATAGAATCCCTATTTGATCACATCTACACAACGCAAAGTGACGT CTGGTCCTTTGGCGTATTATTGTGGGAGATTgtgactctgggaggaaacccatacccAGGTATTGCTCCTGAACGCCTCTTTAACCTCCTCAAGACGGGCTACAGGATGGAGAAACCAGAGAACTGCTCTGAGGAAAT GTATAGCCTCATGCTCCGATGCTGGAAGCAAGAAGCAGACAAGAGGCCCACATTCTCAGACATCAGCAAAGAACTGGAAAAAATGATGGTGAAAAGTCGG GATTACCTGGACCTGGCGGCCTCCACGCCGGCCGACGCCCTGCTGTACGATGACTCCCTCTCTGAAGAGGACACGCCACTAGTGGACTGTAATAACGCCCCTCTCCCTAGAACACTCCCCTCCACATGGATTGAAAACAAGCTCTATG GCATGTCATACCCCAACTGGCCCGAGAAGAGCCCGGTACCGCTCAACAGACATGATGCCACTAATCCAGTCTTTACAAGATATGCCAATGATAGTGTTTATGCGAACTGGATGGCTTTGCCTTCGCCCGCAAAAATTGTGGACAAGCTTGATagctaa